In Osmia bicornis bicornis chromosome 1, iOsmBic2.1, whole genome shotgun sequence, the following proteins share a genomic window:
- the LOC114871832 gene encoding band 7 protein AGAP004871-like isoform X1, whose product MVHYGCTKTDSGGIECFVEFKESTVTGSQMTEEKKVGAMTRFIEVLATIGSFLLVLVTLPFSLCFTFKVVQEYERAVVFRMGRLKGAAYGPGTFFVMPCVDNCVRVDLRTVSFDVPPQEVLTKDSVTVSVDAVVYYRIKEPLNAVIKIANYSHSTRLLAASTLRTVLGTRNLAEILSERETISHTMQTSLDEATDPWGVKVERVEIKDVRLPVQLQRAMATEAEAAREARAKVIAAEGEMLASRALKEASDVISMSPAALQLRYLQTLSNISAEKNSTIIFPLPVEFLSSFLTGGFQSKRNLDTIEVSSEQLVSKQLKIQPDVHSK is encoded by the exons ATGGTGCACTACGGGTGCACGAAAACCGACAGCGGTGGAATCGAATGCTTCGTTGAGTTCA AAGAATCTACGGTGACCGGCTCGCAAATGACGGAAGAGAAGAAAGTCGGCGCTATGACGAGATTCATCGAGGTTCTTGCAACCATAGGATCCTTTTTGCTGGTGCTCGTTACCCTTCCCTTCTCCCTCTGCTTCACGTTCAAGGTTGTGCAAGAGTACGAAAGGGCTGTCGTGTTTAGAATGGGTCGCTTAAAGGGAGCAGCTTACGGTCCAG GAACGTTCTTCGTGATGCCCTGCGTGGACAATTGTGTCCGGGTCGATCTGAGAACGGTGTCTTTCGACGTCCCACCACAGGAAGTACTCACCAAAGATTCCGTGACGGTGAGCGTCGACGCAGTCGTCTATTACCGCATAAAGGAGCCACTAAATGCTGTCATTAAGATAGCTAATTACAG TCATTCCACTCGACTGTTGGCCGCCAGTACTCTAAGAACGGTCCTTGGAACGAGAAACTTGGCCGAGATCCTATCCGAACGTGAAACGATTTCGCACACGATGCAGACGTCTCTCGACGAGGCCACGGATCCATGGGGTGTCAAGGTTGAACGCGTGGAAAT AAAGGACGTTCGACTACCGGTGCAGCTGCAACGAGCCATGGCCACGGAGGCAGAAGCCGCAAGGGAGGCCCGGGCTAAAGTGATTGCGGCGGAAGGAGAGATGTTGGCTTCCCGGGCTTTGAAAGAGGCTAGCGATGTCATTTCCATGAGTCCAGCTGCCCTTCAG CTGCGATATTTGCAAACGCTGAGCAACATATCCGCAGAGAAGAATTCCACCATCATTTTCCCACTACCCGTCGAATTTCTGTCTTCCTTTCTCACCGGAGGCTTTCAATCGAAGAGGAACCTGGACACTATTGAAGTATCCTCGGAGCAGCTCGTTTCGAAACAGTTGAAAATTCAGCCTGACGTTCACTCGAAATAG
- the LOC114871832 gene encoding band 7 protein AGAP004871-like isoform X3 yields the protein MVHYGCTKTDSGGIECFVEFKESTVTGSQMTEEKKVGAMTRFIEVLATIGSFLLVLVTLPFSLCFTFKVVQEYERAVVFRMGRLKGAAYGPGTFFVMPCVDNCVRVDLRTVSFDVPPQEVLTKDSVTVSVDAVVYYRIKEPLNAVIKIANYSHSTRLLAASTLRTVLGTRNLAEILSERETISHTMQTSLDEATDPWGVKVERVEIKDVRLPVQLQRAMATEAEAAREARAKVIAAEGEMLASRALKEASDVISMSPAALQITDFKR from the exons ATGGTGCACTACGGGTGCACGAAAACCGACAGCGGTGGAATCGAATGCTTCGTTGAGTTCA AAGAATCTACGGTGACCGGCTCGCAAATGACGGAAGAGAAGAAAGTCGGCGCTATGACGAGATTCATCGAGGTTCTTGCAACCATAGGATCCTTTTTGCTGGTGCTCGTTACCCTTCCCTTCTCCCTCTGCTTCACGTTCAAGGTTGTGCAAGAGTACGAAAGGGCTGTCGTGTTTAGAATGGGTCGCTTAAAGGGAGCAGCTTACGGTCCAG GAACGTTCTTCGTGATGCCCTGCGTGGACAATTGTGTCCGGGTCGATCTGAGAACGGTGTCTTTCGACGTCCCACCACAGGAAGTACTCACCAAAGATTCCGTGACGGTGAGCGTCGACGCAGTCGTCTATTACCGCATAAAGGAGCCACTAAATGCTGTCATTAAGATAGCTAATTACAG TCATTCCACTCGACTGTTGGCCGCCAGTACTCTAAGAACGGTCCTTGGAACGAGAAACTTGGCCGAGATCCTATCCGAACGTGAAACGATTTCGCACACGATGCAGACGTCTCTCGACGAGGCCACGGATCCATGGGGTGTCAAGGTTGAACGCGTGGAAAT AAAGGACGTTCGACTACCGGTGCAGCTGCAACGAGCCATGGCCACGGAGGCAGAAGCCGCAAGGGAGGCCCGGGCTAAAGTGATTGCGGCGGAAGGAGAGATGTTGGCTTCCCGGGCTTTGAAAGAGGCTAGCGATGTCATTTCCATGAGTCCAGCTGCCCTTCAG ATTACGGACTTCAAACGATGA
- the LOC114871832 gene encoding band 7 protein AGAP004871-like isoform X4: MVHYGCTKTDSGGIECFVEFKESTVTGSQMTEEKKVGAMTRFIEVLATIGSFLLVLVTLPFSLCFTFKVVQEYERAVVFRMGRLKGAAYGPGTFFVMPCVDNCVRVDLRTVSFDVPPQEVLTKDSVTVSVDAVVYYRIKEPLNAVIKIANYSHSTRLLAASTLRTVLGTRNLAEILSERETISHTMQTSLDEATDPWGVKVERVEIKDVRLPVQLQRAMATEAEAAREARAKVIAAEGEMLASRALKEASDVISMSPAALQ; this comes from the exons ATGGTGCACTACGGGTGCACGAAAACCGACAGCGGTGGAATCGAATGCTTCGTTGAGTTCA AAGAATCTACGGTGACCGGCTCGCAAATGACGGAAGAGAAGAAAGTCGGCGCTATGACGAGATTCATCGAGGTTCTTGCAACCATAGGATCCTTTTTGCTGGTGCTCGTTACCCTTCCCTTCTCCCTCTGCTTCACGTTCAAGGTTGTGCAAGAGTACGAAAGGGCTGTCGTGTTTAGAATGGGTCGCTTAAAGGGAGCAGCTTACGGTCCAG GAACGTTCTTCGTGATGCCCTGCGTGGACAATTGTGTCCGGGTCGATCTGAGAACGGTGTCTTTCGACGTCCCACCACAGGAAGTACTCACCAAAGATTCCGTGACGGTGAGCGTCGACGCAGTCGTCTATTACCGCATAAAGGAGCCACTAAATGCTGTCATTAAGATAGCTAATTACAG TCATTCCACTCGACTGTTGGCCGCCAGTACTCTAAGAACGGTCCTTGGAACGAGAAACTTGGCCGAGATCCTATCCGAACGTGAAACGATTTCGCACACGATGCAGACGTCTCTCGACGAGGCCACGGATCCATGGGGTGTCAAGGTTGAACGCGTGGAAAT AAAGGACGTTCGACTACCGGTGCAGCTGCAACGAGCCATGGCCACGGAGGCAGAAGCCGCAAGGGAGGCCCGGGCTAAAGTGATTGCGGCGGAAGGAGAGATGTTGGCTTCCCGGGCTTTGAAAGAGGCTAGCGATGTCATTTCCATGAGTCCAGCTGCCCTTCAG TAG
- the LOC114871832 gene encoding band 7 protein AGAP004871-like isoform X2, protein MTEEKKVGAMTRFIEVLATIGSFLLVLVTLPFSLCFTFKVVQEYERAVVFRMGRLKGAAYGPGTFFVMPCVDNCVRVDLRTVSFDVPPQEVLTKDSVTVSVDAVVYYRIKEPLNAVIKIANYSHSTRLLAASTLRTVLGTRNLAEILSERETISHTMQTSLDEATDPWGVKVERVEIKDVRLPVQLQRAMATEAEAAREARAKVIAAEGEMLASRALKEASDVISMSPAALQLRYLQTLSNISAEKNSTIIFPLPVEFLSSFLTGGFQSKRNLDTIEVSSEQLVSKQLKIQPDVHSK, encoded by the exons ATGACGGAAGAGAAGAAAGTCGGCGCTATGACGAGATTCATCGAGGTTCTTGCAACCATAGGATCCTTTTTGCTGGTGCTCGTTACCCTTCCCTTCTCCCTCTGCTTCACGTTCAAGGTTGTGCAAGAGTACGAAAGGGCTGTCGTGTTTAGAATGGGTCGCTTAAAGGGAGCAGCTTACGGTCCAG GAACGTTCTTCGTGATGCCCTGCGTGGACAATTGTGTCCGGGTCGATCTGAGAACGGTGTCTTTCGACGTCCCACCACAGGAAGTACTCACCAAAGATTCCGTGACGGTGAGCGTCGACGCAGTCGTCTATTACCGCATAAAGGAGCCACTAAATGCTGTCATTAAGATAGCTAATTACAG TCATTCCACTCGACTGTTGGCCGCCAGTACTCTAAGAACGGTCCTTGGAACGAGAAACTTGGCCGAGATCCTATCCGAACGTGAAACGATTTCGCACACGATGCAGACGTCTCTCGACGAGGCCACGGATCCATGGGGTGTCAAGGTTGAACGCGTGGAAAT AAAGGACGTTCGACTACCGGTGCAGCTGCAACGAGCCATGGCCACGGAGGCAGAAGCCGCAAGGGAGGCCCGGGCTAAAGTGATTGCGGCGGAAGGAGAGATGTTGGCTTCCCGGGCTTTGAAAGAGGCTAGCGATGTCATTTCCATGAGTCCAGCTGCCCTTCAG CTGCGATATTTGCAAACGCTGAGCAACATATCCGCAGAGAAGAATTCCACCATCATTTTCCCACTACCCGTCGAATTTCTGTCTTCCTTTCTCACCGGAGGCTTTCAATCGAAGAGGAACCTGGACACTATTGAAGTATCCTCGGAGCAGCTCGTTTCGAAACAGTTGAAAATTCAGCCTGACGTTCACTCGAAATAG